The following coding sequences are from one Vibrio syngnathi window:
- the nrdR gene encoding transcriptional regulator NrdR produces MHCPFCSENDTKVIDSRLVADGHQVRRRRQCLACSERFTTFESAELVMPKVIKSNGNREPFNEDKMVGGVQRALEKRPVSADAIELAISTIKSQLRATGEREVPSEMIGNLVMDQLKELDKVAYIRFASVYRSFEDIREFGEEIARLED; encoded by the coding sequence ATGCATTGTCCTTTTTGTTCAGAGAACGACACTAAAGTAATCGATTCAAGACTGGTAGCCGATGGCCATCAGGTTCGTCGTCGCCGTCAATGCCTTGCATGTAGTGAACGTTTTACGACTTTCGAATCGGCAGAACTTGTGATGCCTAAAGTCATTAAGTCGAATGGAAACCGCGAACCATTTAACGAAGATAAAATGGTCGGTGGTGTTCAGCGCGCCCTAGAAAAACGCCCAGTGAGTGCTGATGCGATTGAACTTGCGATCAGTACGATTAAGTCACAACTCCGTGCAACTGGTGAGCGTGAAGTACCAAGCGAGATGATTGGTAATCTTGTTATGGACCAATTGAAAGAATTGGATAAAGTGGCGTACATCCGTTTTGCCTCTGTTTATCGCAGCTTTGAAGACATCCGAGAATTTGGCGAAGAAATCGCTAGATTAGAGGATTAA
- the nusB gene encoding transcription antitermination factor NusB yields MGASVKPAARRNARQFALQAIYSWQITKENIATVEEQFLSGGKYDEEEHHAAEPALAMPETDVAYFRDLLTGVALSHMELDSKLRPFVSRPMQDLDLMELALLRLAMYEMTRREDVPYKVVINEAIELAKVFAAEDSHKFVNGVLDKAAPHVRKK; encoded by the coding sequence ATGGGGGCCAGTGTGAAACCAGCCGCACGTCGTAACGCACGTCAATTTGCTCTACAAGCAATTTATTCTTGGCAAATTACTAAAGAAAATATTGCTACCGTTGAAGAACAGTTCTTATCTGGTGGTAAGTATGATGAAGAAGAGCATCATGCCGCAGAACCTGCTCTAGCTATGCCAGAAACAGACGTTGCATACTTCCGCGACTTACTAACTGGTGTTGCTCTTAGCCACATGGAACTTGATAGCAAGCTTCGTCCATTCGTATCTCGCCCTATGCAAGATCTGGATTTGATGGAACTAGCGCTTCTACGTTTAGCTATGTACGAGATGACTCGTCGCGAAGATGTACCATACAAAGTGGTTATCAACGAAGCTATCGAGCTTGCAAAAGTATTTGCAGCAGAAGACAGCCATAAGTTTGTTAACGGTGTGCTTGATAAAGCTGCACCACACGTTCGTAAGAAATAA
- the tet(34) gene encoding oxytetracycline resistance phosphoribosyltransferase domain-containing protein Tet(34), with product MSNKFVITWDNMQTYCRQLAEKQMPAEQWKGIWAVSRGGLVPGAILARELGIRHVDTICISSYDHDHQRDMTVVKAPEGDGEGFLIVEDLVDSGDTARKLREMYPKAKLIAVCAKPSGADLLDEYIVDIAQDTWIEQPWDTSLSFVEPVNRKSK from the coding sequence ATGAGCAACAAATTCGTTATCACTTGGGACAATATGCAGACTTACTGCCGTCAACTTGCTGAAAAGCAAATGCCAGCAGAGCAGTGGAAAGGCATCTGGGCAGTGAGCCGTGGTGGTTTGGTTCCTGGTGCAATCTTGGCTCGTGAGCTAGGTATTCGTCACGTAGATACGATTTGTATTTCTAGCTACGACCACGATCACCAACGTGATATGACAGTCGTTAAAGCACCTGAAGGTGACGGCGAAGGTTTCCTAATCGTTGAAGACCTTGTTGATAGTGGTGACACTGCACGCAAGCTTCGCGAAATGTACCCTAAAGCGAAACTTATCGCTGTATGTGCAAAACCATCTGGCGCAGATTTGTTAGACGAATACATCGTTGATATCGCTCAAGACACATGGATTGAGCAACCTTGGGATACTAGCCTAAGCTTCGTTGAGCCGGTAAATCGCAAGTCAAAATAA
- a CDS encoding glutamate-5-semialdehyde dehydrogenase, whose protein sequence is MDLTNMGIAAKDAAFHLATASTAQKNKALAIIADELEANAADILEANAKDIELGREAGLTDALLDRLLLNEERLKGIANDVRNVISLNDPVGSEIDSKVLENGMSLSRRRVPLGVVGVIYEARPNVTIDIAALCLKTGNASILRGGKETFFSNMELVKVIQSALEKAELPAASVQYIEKPDRELVSQLLKLDDYVDMIIPRGGAGLHKMCKENSTIPVIIGGFGISHIFVDESADLEKSVDVVENSKVQRPSACNSLDTLLVHEAVAEAFLAQLTQRLAGKVTLVADASAKSLLTGFEDQRDAVEGDFDTEWLSYTLGVKVVADVAEAIDHMRVHNASHSDAIMTNSLESSERFINSVGSAAVYVNASTRFTDGAQFGLGAEVAVSTQKLHARGPMGLEELTSYKWVGKANYLVRG, encoded by the coding sequence GTGGATTTAACTAACATGGGTATCGCAGCAAAAGACGCTGCGTTTCACCTAGCGACCGCATCAACGGCGCAAAAGAACAAGGCATTGGCGATCATCGCTGATGAGTTAGAAGCAAATGCGGCAGATATTTTAGAAGCGAACGCAAAAGACATCGAACTTGGCCGTGAAGCGGGTTTAACTGACGCACTGCTTGATCGTCTATTGCTGAACGAAGAGCGTCTAAAGGGTATTGCTAATGACGTCCGTAACGTGATTAGCCTGAATGACCCAGTTGGCAGCGAGATTGACAGCAAGGTACTGGAAAACGGTATGTCACTGTCTCGCCGTCGCGTGCCACTTGGCGTGGTGGGTGTTATCTATGAAGCGCGTCCAAACGTAACGATTGATATTGCAGCTCTGTGTTTGAAGACAGGTAATGCAAGCATCCTACGTGGTGGTAAAGAGACGTTCTTCTCGAACATGGAGCTGGTTAAAGTTATCCAGTCTGCATTAGAGAAAGCGGAGCTTCCAGCCGCTTCAGTTCAGTACATTGAGAAACCTGATCGTGAACTCGTATCTCAACTGCTTAAACTGGATGACTACGTGGATATGATTATTCCTCGTGGCGGCGCTGGCTTACACAAGATGTGTAAAGAGAACAGCACCATCCCAGTGATCATCGGCGGCTTTGGTATCAGCCACATCTTTGTTGATGAAAGTGCGGACCTTGAAAAGTCGGTTGATGTGGTTGAAAACTCGAAAGTTCAGCGTCCATCTGCATGTAACTCCTTGGACACGCTGCTAGTGCACGAAGCGGTTGCTGAGGCTTTCTTAGCGCAGCTAACACAGCGTTTAGCGGGCAAAGTAACCTTGGTTGCTGACGCTAGTGCAAAATCATTGCTTACTGGTTTTGAAGACCAACGTGATGCCGTTGAAGGTGACTTTGACACTGAATGGCTAAGCTACACGCTAGGCGTAAAAGTCGTTGCGGATGTGGCAGAAGCGATTGACCACATGCGCGTACACAACGCGAGTCACTCAGATGCGATCATGACCAACAGCCTAGAGAGCTCAGAGCGCTTTATTAACTCTGTCGGTTCTGCGGCGGTTTATGTGAATGCATCAACACGTTTTACTGATGGCGCACAGTTTGGTTTGGGTGCAGAAGTTGCTGTATCTACTCAAAAGCTGCATGCTCGCGGCCCAATGGGCTTAGAAGAACTGACAAGCTACAAATGGGTCGGTAAAGCGAACTATTTGGTTCGCGGTTAA
- the frsA gene encoding esterase FrsA, protein MSESEETSSNLSETLFVKHKQAKETSMLTRYMPSSEELLDKKREEQNSSWYRNLRRLQWVWQGVNPIEQEAVLARIASSDNSRTTDEWLDTVMGYRSGNWAYEWTKLGMQHQNRSNEKKGEEMAEELFSASLCFSIAGYPHLKNDNLAAQAQVLANAAYSEAIKHTKLIVKQIEVPYQNKKIKANLHLTKTDKPQPVVIVSAGLDSLQTDMWRLFRDYLAPKNIAMLTVDMPSIGHSAHWPLTEDSSCLHQAVLNELPNIPWVDHHKVGLFGFRFGGNAMVRLSFLEQHKLKACISLGAPIHDIFVHADKLKQMPKMHLDVLASRLGKGAVDINSLSGQLMAWSLKVQGLLSNSKTSVPILALALEGDPVSPPMDNQLVAIYSDYGKAKKIKAKSITQGYEQSLELAIKWLEDELFR, encoded by the coding sequence ATGTCTGAATCAGAAGAAACGAGCTCGAACCTTTCGGAAACCTTGTTTGTAAAGCACAAGCAGGCCAAAGAGACCTCAATGCTTACGCGTTACATGCCAAGTTCAGAAGAACTGTTGGATAAAAAACGTGAAGAGCAGAACTCATCTTGGTATCGAAACCTAAGACGTCTTCAGTGGGTATGGCAAGGCGTAAACCCGATAGAGCAAGAAGCGGTATTGGCACGCATCGCCTCATCCGATAATTCTCGTACCACCGATGAGTGGTTAGATACCGTGATGGGCTACCGCAGTGGTAACTGGGCATACGAATGGACCAAGCTGGGTATGCAGCATCAGAATCGTTCTAATGAGAAGAAGGGTGAAGAGATGGCTGAAGAGCTGTTTTCAGCCTCTTTGTGTTTCAGTATTGCGGGTTACCCACACCTAAAGAATGACAACCTTGCTGCTCAGGCGCAGGTATTAGCGAACGCGGCGTATTCTGAAGCGATCAAACACACCAAATTGATCGTCAAACAAATCGAAGTGCCGTATCAAAACAAGAAGATCAAAGCGAATTTGCATCTAACCAAAACAGACAAACCACAACCGGTTGTGATTGTCAGCGCGGGTCTAGATAGCTTGCAAACCGATATGTGGCGCTTGTTTAGGGATTATTTAGCACCAAAGAACATTGCCATGCTAACGGTAGACATGCCATCGATAGGGCACAGTGCACATTGGCCGTTAACAGAAGACTCATCTTGTCTTCACCAAGCTGTTCTGAATGAGCTGCCTAACATCCCATGGGTCGATCACCACAAGGTTGGCTTGTTTGGCTTCCGCTTTGGTGGCAATGCGATGGTGAGATTATCTTTCCTAGAGCAACATAAGCTTAAAGCGTGTATCTCTTTAGGCGCGCCAATTCACGATATCTTTGTTCATGCCGACAAACTGAAACAGATGCCGAAAATGCATTTAGATGTGTTGGCTTCGCGTCTTGGTAAAGGGGCGGTGGATATCAACAGCCTTTCTGGGCAATTGATGGCGTGGTCACTCAAGGTACAAGGTTTGCTGTCAAACAGTAAAACCAGTGTTCCGATCTTGGCATTGGCCTTAGAGGGCGACCCTGTATCACCTCCAATGGATAATCAACTGGTTGCTATTTACAGTGATTACGGCAAAGCGAAGAAAATCAAAGCTAAGTCAATTACACAAGGTTATGAGCAATCCCTCGAATTGGCGATAAAATGGCTTGAGGATGAATTATTTAGATGA
- the crl gene encoding sigma factor-binding protein Crl, whose product MSEVTQQPTHYRLLNVLKAIGPYLREPQSEEGHYIFDCLSVCVNDKKSPEEREFWGWWLELDKSEEGFSAKYNTGKYNIDGNWDPLPLPKKAVAEVSRTQEAFHQKLVDELQKKFEIGVQLDEESVEFV is encoded by the coding sequence ATGTCAGAAGTGACACAACAACCTACGCATTATCGCTTGTTAAATGTTTTAAAAGCTATTGGCCCTTACTTAAGAGAGCCGCAATCAGAAGAAGGCCACTATATTTTTGATTGCTTGTCTGTGTGTGTGAACGATAAAAAATCACCAGAAGAACGTGAGTTTTGGGGCTGGTGGTTGGAGTTGGACAAGTCGGAAGAAGGATTTTCGGCGAAATACAACACGGGTAAATACAACATCGATGGTAACTGGGATCCTTTGCCATTACCTAAAAAGGCGGTCGCTGAGGTCTCTCGAACTCAAGAAGCCTTTCACCAAAAGCTGGTTGATGAACTTCAAAAGAAATTTGAAATCGGCGTTCAGTTAGACGAAGAGTCTGTCGAATTCGTCTGA
- the proB gene encoding glutamate 5-kinase: MLKHHLLFVLSIKDFMTTNHQSGTTAQRKTVVVKLGTSVLTGGTLALDRAHMVELVRQCAELKKQGHSVVMVSSGAIAAGREHLGYPALPNSMASKQLLAAVGQSQLIQVWESLFAIYGLKIGQMLLTRADLDDRERFLNARDTINALVEHDIIPVVNENDAVATNEIKVGDNDNLSALVGILCGADKLLLLTDQKGLFTADPRKDPNAELIKEVKTIDDTLRKIAGGSGTTLGTGGMATKLQAADIARRAGIEVIIAAGSAENVVFDSLSDNPQGTRFLPLAEALENRKRWILAGPASAGDIVVDDGAVNAVNTKGSSLLAKGVIRVQGEFSRGEVTQVTDSKGKVVARGIASYSSQDLAKIAGKHSKDIGDILGYDYGSEVIHRDDLVVIQE, from the coding sequence TTGCTAAAACATCACCTCTTATTTGTTTTATCCATAAAAGACTTCATGACAACAAATCATCAAAGCGGGACAACAGCACAGCGTAAAACTGTCGTTGTTAAACTGGGTACCAGTGTCTTAACTGGTGGAACATTGGCATTAGACCGCGCTCATATGGTTGAGCTGGTTCGTCAATGTGCTGAATTAAAAAAACAAGGCCACTCTGTGGTTATGGTTTCGTCTGGCGCAATTGCAGCCGGACGTGAGCACCTTGGTTACCCCGCACTTCCCAACTCGATGGCAAGCAAACAATTGCTTGCGGCAGTTGGGCAAAGTCAGTTGATTCAAGTTTGGGAGTCTTTGTTTGCTATCTATGGCCTTAAAATTGGCCAGATGCTACTGACTCGTGCTGATCTCGATGATCGCGAGCGTTTTCTGAATGCTCGTGACACGATCAACGCACTCGTTGAACACGATATAATTCCGGTAGTAAACGAAAACGACGCAGTAGCCACCAACGAAATTAAAGTGGGCGACAACGATAACTTGTCGGCACTGGTTGGTATTTTATGCGGCGCTGATAAGCTTTTGCTATTAACCGACCAAAAAGGCCTGTTTACCGCTGACCCTCGCAAAGATCCAAACGCTGAACTCATCAAAGAAGTGAAAACCATTGATGACACATTGCGTAAGATCGCAGGCGGAAGTGGTACTACGTTAGGTACCGGCGGCATGGCGACAAAACTGCAGGCAGCTGATATTGCTCGTCGTGCGGGTATTGAAGTGATCATTGCAGCGGGCAGTGCTGAAAATGTGGTGTTTGATTCATTGAGTGACAACCCACAAGGCACGCGTTTCTTGCCTTTAGCTGAAGCGCTTGAAAACCGTAAACGTTGGATTCTAGCGGGCCCTGCTTCTGCCGGTGACATCGTGGTTGATGATGGTGCCGTTAATGCTGTGAACACTAAAGGCAGCAGCTTGTTGGCGAAAGGGGTTATTCGAGTTCAAGGCGAATTTTCTCGTGGTGAAGTTACCCAAGTCACAGACAGCAAAGGCAAAGTAGTCGCGCGTGGTATCGCCAGTTACTCAAGCCAAGACCTAGCAAAAATTGCAGGCAAGCACAGTAAAGATATTGGCGACATTCTTGGATACGATTATGGGTCAGAAGTCATTCATCGTGACGACCTAGTTGTGATTCAAGAGTAG
- the ribBA gene encoding bifunctional 3,4-dihydroxy-2-butanone-4-phosphate synthase/GTP cyclohydrolase II, translated as MPISTPQEIIEDIRLGKMVILMDDEDRENEGDLIMAAEHVTPEAINFMAMYGRGLICLTLTKERSNRMGLAPMVQDNNAQYTTNFTVSIEAAEGVTTGISASDRAVTVQAAVAKDAKAADLVQPGHIFPLTAQEGGVLTRAGHTEAGCDLARLAGCEPASVIVEILNDDGTMARRPDLEVFAEKHDIKLGTIADLIEYRNNTETTIERVAQCHLPTEFGDFELVTYRDTIDNQIHYAMQKGDLSVGAPLVRVHLHDTFTDLLHSDRGTERSWSLDKAMKRIGDEGGVLVILGNEESSDSLIHKVKTFEAQDKNEQPTMAKKQGTSRRVGVGSQILQDLGVHDMRLLSSSTKRYHALGGFGLNVVEYVCE; from the coding sequence ATGCCAATTAGCACTCCTCAAGAAATTATTGAAGACATTCGCCTAGGGAAAATGGTTATCCTGATGGATGATGAAGATCGCGAAAATGAAGGCGATCTGATCATGGCAGCAGAACATGTTACGCCAGAAGCGATTAACTTCATGGCGATGTATGGCCGTGGCTTAATCTGTCTAACGCTGACTAAAGAGCGTTCAAACCGCATGGGTCTAGCGCCTATGGTTCAAGACAATAACGCTCAATACACGACTAATTTTACGGTTTCGATTGAAGCGGCAGAGGGCGTAACAACCGGTATTTCTGCATCAGACCGCGCTGTGACGGTTCAAGCTGCTGTTGCGAAAGATGCGAAAGCGGCTGACTTAGTTCAACCGGGTCATATCTTCCCACTGACAGCTCAAGAAGGCGGCGTTCTAACGCGCGCGGGTCACACTGAAGCGGGCTGTGATTTAGCACGTTTAGCGGGTTGTGAACCAGCTTCAGTTATCGTTGAGATATTAAACGACGATGGCACCATGGCACGTCGCCCTGATCTTGAAGTCTTCGCTGAAAAACACGATATCAAACTAGGCACCATTGCTGACTTGATTGAATATCGTAACAACACAGAAACGACGATTGAACGTGTAGCACAATGCCATCTGCCAACAGAGTTTGGTGATTTCGAGCTTGTGACTTACCGTGACACGATTGATAACCAGATCCACTACGCGATGCAAAAAGGTGACCTGTCTGTGGGCGCTCCTCTAGTACGTGTTCACCTGCATGACACGTTCACCGATCTACTTCACTCAGACCGTGGTACAGAGCGCAGCTGGTCGTTAGATAAAGCAATGAAGCGCATTGGCGATGAAGGCGGTGTGCTGGTTATTCTGGGCAACGAAGAGTCGTCTGATTCTTTGATTCACAAAGTGAAGACATTCGAAGCGCAAGATAAGAACGAGCAGCCAACCATGGCGAAGAAGCAAGGTACCTCGCGTCGTGTTGGTGTCGGTTCTCAGATTCTTCAAGACCTAGGCGTACACGATATGCGTCTGCTTTCTTCAAGCACTAAGCGTTACCACGCATTGGGTGGTTTTGGTCTTAACGTTGTTGAGTATGTTTGCGAGTAA
- a CDS encoding riboflavin synthase, giving the protein MFTGIVEAVGTLSAITPRGEDITVTVNVGKLDMADVKLGDSIATNGVCLTVVEYNDHSYSADLSLETLKKTGFVDYQAGDKVNLEKAMLPTTRFGGHIVSGHVDGVGEIVERNQVGRAIEFWVEMPAEISKYVAQKGSVTVDGISLTVNDLRKNAFKLTIVPHTSSETTIDQFNVGRKVNLEVDVLARYMERLLQGQQQESEPESRLTMEFLQQNGFA; this is encoded by the coding sequence ATGTTTACAGGAATTGTAGAAGCCGTAGGTACATTGAGTGCAATCACTCCCCGCGGAGAAGACATCACCGTAACGGTTAACGTGGGCAAGCTTGATATGGCTGACGTTAAGTTAGGCGACAGTATCGCGACCAATGGTGTGTGTTTGACGGTTGTTGAATATAACGACCACAGCTACAGTGCAGACCTTTCGCTTGAGACCCTGAAAAAAACGGGTTTTGTCGATTACCAAGCCGGCGACAAAGTTAATCTTGAGAAAGCAATGTTACCAACCACGCGTTTCGGTGGTCATATCGTATCGGGTCACGTTGATGGTGTGGGTGAGATTGTTGAGCGTAACCAAGTTGGTCGTGCGATTGAGTTCTGGGTAGAAATGCCTGCTGAAATCTCAAAGTACGTGGCTCAAAAAGGTTCGGTGACGGTTGATGGTATTAGCCTTACCGTGAACGATTTGCGCAAGAACGCATTTAAGCTGACGATCGTTCCTCATACCTCTTCAGAAACGACCATAGATCAATTCAATGTTGGTCGCAAAGTGAATCTAGAAGTCGATGTATTGGCGCGCTATATGGAGCGTTTACTGCAAGGCCAGCAGCAAGAGTCTGAGCCTGAATCTCGACTGACGATGGAATTCTTACAGCAGAATGGTTTTGCATAA
- the ribH gene encoding 6,7-dimethyl-8-ribityllumazine synthase: MKVIEGGFPAPNAKIAIVIARFNSFINESLLSGAIDTLKRHGQVSEDNITVVRCPGAVELPLVAQRVAKTGKFDAIVSLGTVIRGGTPHFDYVCSECNKGLAQVSLEFSLPVAFGVLTVDTIDQAIERAGTKAGNKGAEAALSALEMINVLSEIDS; this comes from the coding sequence ATGAAAGTGATCGAGGGTGGCTTCCCAGCGCCAAATGCAAAAATTGCTATCGTTATTGCTCGTTTCAACAGTTTTATTAACGAAAGTTTACTTTCTGGTGCAATCGATACTTTAAAGCGTCATGGACAAGTAAGCGAAGACAACATCACTGTTGTTCGTTGCCCTGGTGCAGTAGAACTTCCACTTGTAGCGCAACGCGTTGCAAAAACAGGTAAGTTCGATGCGATTGTATCTCTTGGTACAGTAATCCGTGGCGGTACACCTCACTTTGACTATGTTTGTAGTGAATGTAATAAAGGTTTGGCACAAGTGTCTCTGGAATTTTCTCTTCCAGTCGCGTTTGGTGTTCTTACTGTTGATACGATCGATCAAGCTATTGAACGCGCAGGAACCAAGGCTGGTAATAAGGGTGCAGAAGCCGCACTTAGCGCACTTGAGATGATCAACGTTCTTTCTGAAATCGATTCCTAA
- a CDS encoding NCS2 family permease produces MFEKLFKLSENGTNVRTEIIAGLTTFLTMAYIIFVNPMILADAGMDHGAVFVATCLAAAIGCFIMGFVANYPIAQAPGMGLNAFFTYAVVMGMGYTWQVALAAVFVSGVIFIFLSIFKIREWIINSIPMSLRVGISAGIGLFLAFIALSNAGIVVSNPATKVSLGDITAIAPMLGALGFFLTIALVHRGVKGAVMIAILAITAIGIAIGDVQYGGIMSTPPSLAPTFMQLDFSAVFEIGMISVVFAFLFVDLFDTAGTLVGVATKANLIKEDGKLPRLNKALLADSTATSIGALLGTSNTTSYVESVAGVAEGGRTGLTAVVVGILFLLALFFSPLAGMIPAYATSGALFYVAILMMSGLVGIDWRDLTEAAPVVVTCLLMPLTYSIAEGISLGFIAYAAIKLLSGKGRDVSPAVWVMSAIFILKYTFA; encoded by the coding sequence ATGTTCGAAAAGCTATTCAAACTCAGTGAAAATGGCACCAATGTGCGCACTGAAATCATCGCAGGTCTAACAACCTTCCTAACAATGGCTTACATCATTTTTGTAAACCCAATGATTCTAGCTGATGCTGGTATGGACCATGGCGCTGTATTTGTAGCAACCTGTTTAGCAGCTGCTATTGGCTGTTTTATCATGGGCTTTGTTGCTAACTACCCAATTGCTCAAGCTCCAGGCATGGGTTTGAATGCATTCTTTACCTACGCTGTTGTAATGGGGATGGGTTATACGTGGCAAGTTGCTCTGGCAGCGGTTTTCGTATCGGGCGTGATCTTCATCTTCTTAAGCATCTTTAAGATCCGTGAATGGATTATCAACTCGATCCCTATGTCTCTGCGTGTTGGTATCTCAGCGGGTATCGGTCTTTTCCTAGCGTTTATTGCTCTTAGCAATGCTGGCATCGTTGTTTCTAACCCTGCGACTAAGGTTTCACTTGGCGATATCACTGCGATTGCGCCAATGTTAGGTGCGCTTGGTTTCTTCCTGACTATTGCTCTTGTTCACCGCGGTGTGAAAGGTGCGGTAATGATTGCGATTCTAGCCATCACGGCTATCGGCATTGCAATTGGTGACGTTCAATACGGCGGCATCATGTCTACTCCACCAAGCCTAGCGCCAACGTTCATGCAGCTTGATTTCTCTGCTGTATTTGAAATTGGTATGATTTCAGTGGTATTCGCATTCTTGTTCGTCGATTTGTTCGATACAGCGGGCACTCTGGTTGGTGTTGCAACGAAAGCAAACCTAATCAAAGAAGACGGTAAACTGCCTCGTCTGAACAAGGCACTGCTTGCTGACTCAACAGCAACATCAATTGGTGCACTGCTAGGTACATCAAATACAACCTCTTACGTTGAGAGTGTTGCGGGTGTCGCTGAAGGCGGCCGTACCGGTCTAACAGCGGTTGTTGTTGGTATCTTGTTCCTACTGGCTCTTTTCTTCTCACCGCTTGCCGGTATGATTCCAGCCTACGCAACATCAGGTGCGTTGTTCTATGTAGCAATTTTGATGATGTCTGGCCTAGTTGGTATTGATTGGCGTGATCTTACGGAAGCAGCCCCAGTCGTGGTAACATGTCTGCTTATGCCGTTGACATACTCTATCGCTGAGGGTATATCACTAGGCTTCATCGCTTACGCTGCAATTAAGCTGCTAAGTGGTAAAGGTCGCGACGTTTCACCTGCTGTGTGGGTAATGTCGGCTATCTTTATTCTTAAATATACTTTCGCTTAA
- the ribD gene encoding bifunctional diaminohydroxyphosphoribosylaminopyrimidine deaminase/5-amino-6-(5-phosphoribosylamino)uracil reductase RibD — translation MMSRAIQLAKRGIYTTAPNPNVGCVIVQTDGQVVGEGFHAKAGEPHAEVHAMRMAGDKAKGATAYVTLEPCSHYGRTPPCAEGLIKAQVAKVICAMQDPNPKVAGRGIKMLRDAGIEVEIGLLEQDALDLNPAFIKRMQTGMPFVQLKMAASLDGQTALGNGQSQWITSPEARRDVQNYRAKSGAVLSTSQTVIEDNASLNVRWTELPSSIKDHYAEDELRQPIRVILDRQNQLRPELRLFQTPTSVLRVAEASADITVGTTDAGQLDLHDLMRQLPANHIDHVWVEAGATLAKSLIEAQLVDELILYLAPKLMGSDGRGLMGALGLTSMSDVIDLEIKDVRQVGVDIRIVAKPVFRNR, via the coding sequence ATGATGTCGCGTGCTATTCAGTTAGCAAAACGCGGCATTTATACCACGGCACCCAACCCGAATGTGGGCTGTGTCATAGTACAAACCGATGGTCAGGTCGTTGGCGAAGGTTTCCATGCCAAAGCAGGCGAACCTCATGCCGAAGTGCACGCTATGCGAATGGCCGGCGATAAGGCAAAAGGTGCGACCGCTTATGTCACGCTAGAACCTTGTTCGCACTATGGTCGAACGCCACCTTGTGCTGAAGGTTTGATTAAGGCTCAAGTTGCGAAAGTGATTTGCGCCATGCAGGACCCAAACCCAAAAGTCGCGGGCCGTGGTATTAAGATGCTACGCGACGCGGGTATCGAGGTTGAAATTGGTTTGCTTGAGCAAGATGCTCTCGATTTGAATCCTGCATTTATCAAGCGTATGCAAACCGGCATGCCATTTGTTCAATTAAAGATGGCCGCTAGCCTCGATGGCCAAACGGCATTGGGAAATGGTCAAAGCCAGTGGATCACCTCGCCAGAAGCGCGTCGTGATGTTCAGAACTACCGAGCAAAATCAGGCGCTGTGTTATCAACTAGCCAAACGGTGATTGAAGACAACGCGTCGTTGAATGTTCGCTGGACTGAGTTACCAAGCAGTATTAAAGATCATTACGCTGAAGACGAACTGCGTCAGCCGATTCGCGTGATCCTTGATCGTCAAAACCAACTTCGCCCTGAACTCAGATTATTTCAGACTCCAACATCGGTATTGAGAGTAGCCGAAGCGTCTGCTGATATTACAGTCGGAACTACAGATGCTGGTCAGCTTGATTTACACGATCTGATGCGTCAATTACCTGCGAACCATATTGATCATGTTTGGGTCGAAGCGGGTGCGACATTGGCAAAAAGCTTGATTGAAGCGCAGCTAGTGGATGAGCTAATCCTCTATTTAGCACCTAAACTTATGGGCAGTGACGGACGAGGTTTGATGGGCGCATTAGGGCTCACTTCAATGTCTGATGTGATTGACCTAGAAATTAAAGATGTTCGACAGGTTGGTGTGGATATTCGCATCGTAGCGAAACCCGTATTTCGAAATCGATAG